From a region of the Daphnia pulicaria isolate SC F1-1A chromosome 1, SC_F0-13Bv2, whole genome shotgun sequence genome:
- the LOC124320376 gene encoding STE20-related kinase adapter protein alpha-like isoform X2, producing the protein MATSDQPDGWNQEVEVVKNDSSNGLGRHDSYNILKSFGQCFDSGVVLLATKKSSYQSDQSFLAVRKYNLEDCRKEICRFLKEIWLMRNLSHENLLTCIDSYVIGHSLCIVTPLVDYGSALDLIQTHFSNGFPEVVIAGILRDVLHALVYLHSKGYIHRSVKASHILISSKGQVMLTGLRDAYCIVEKGRWQTAVFDYPIDAEQNFCWLSPEVLQQNLRGYCEKSDIYSLGITACELANGVAPFVDLPSTQLLINKLNGPPPQIWDCTTVPPPEHRIILPNQPADSGVFDGVTACSNIDARLEAAYQRTFSRSFHRFTMLCVQLDPGLRPGSTQLLKHPFIQSIRKGSVANWLEYLTLISIPTIQNLSKSPTIENEPTFNSAQLESATFTHDDKEDQRLSRDSIAWDFYD; encoded by the exons TTACAATATTCTAAAATCATTTGGCCAGTGTTTTGATTCTGGAGTTGTCTTGTTGGCTACTAAGAAAAGTTCATATCAATCAGATCAATCATTTTTGGCAGTGAGGAAGTATAATCTGGAAGACTGTCGCAAAGAAATTTGTCGCTTTCTTAAG GAAATTTGGCTGATGAGAAACTTAAGTCATGAAAACCTGCTGACATGTATTGATAGTTATGTTATTGGACACAGCTTGTGTATTGTCACCCCACTTGTTGATTATGGGTCAGCTTTGGATCTCATCCAGACACATTTTAGCAATGGATTTCCAGAAGTTGTTATTGCAGGGATTTTACGTGACGTTCTTCATGCTCTGGTCTACTTACATTCAAAAGGCTACATCCATAGAAGTGTCAAGGCCAGTCATATTTTGATATCATCAAAGGGACAAGTCATGTTGACAGGTTTAAGGGATGCTTATTGCATAGTCGAAAAAGGGCGTTGGCAAACGGCCGTCTTTGACTACCCCATCGATGCTGAACAGAACTTTTGCTGGTTGAGTCCTGAAGTACTACAACAGAACTTACGTGGCTACTGTGAAAAGTCCGACATCTACAGCCTTGGTATAACGGCCTGCGAGTTAGCAAACGGTGTTGCTCCCTTTGTTGATTTACCTTCAACTCAATTACTTATCAATAAGCTCAATGGCCCCCCTCCTCAGATCTGGGATTGCACCACAGTTCCTCCTCCCGAACACCGAATTATTCTACCTAATCAGCCTGCAGATTCTGGTGTTTTCGATGGAGTCACGGCTTGCAGCAACATTGACGCAAGACTGGAAGCTGCATACCAACGAACTTTTTCTCGATCATTTCACCGCTTCACAATGCTATGTGTACAACTAGATCCTGGACTTAGACCAGGTTCTACGCAGTTATTGAAGCATCCCTTCATTCAGTCCATCCGAAAAGGTTCAGTAGCCAACTGGCTGGAGTATCTGACCTTAATCTCCATCCCCACAATACAGAACTTGTCAAAAAGTCCTACAATAGAAAACGAACCAACATTCAACAGTGCCCAACTGGAATCTGCAACGTTTACCCACGACGACAAAGAAGATCAGCGTTTATCCCGAGATTCAATTGCATGGGATTTCTatgattga